The following are from one region of the Populus trichocarpa isolate Nisqually-1 chromosome 8, P.trichocarpa_v4.1, whole genome shotgun sequence genome:
- the LOC18101693 gene encoding transcription factor bHLH90 codes for MRGLDRAMERLRPLVDSNAWDYCVVWKLGDDPSRFIEWVGCCCGGGGGGGYNVERDRGEDNQFGRGPLCKDVYFKHPVRTKACEALSRFPSSMPLYSGIHGEVVISAEPRWLCHATVTTHDSNTLREVAGTQVLIPVIGGLVELFAAKHMKKDEKMIESIRAHCHVPVKQEAVTELGYSNSSFNDHRLDSLLEENLPHSCHLLSLIPRTQFLLPLTQPRNSISFEGSSSGSNPSNEAPSFVSNASQLPQHGHLELSVGKSNHDEKILKQRAGSADCNKKVPKVMRRSERDDYKSKNLVTERNRRTRIKTGLFALRALVPKISKMDKAAILGDAIDYVGELLKEVKNLQDEIKNAEEEERRASNIELKTSKLEIFQEDHVSSSKINQDSSGFVEKKGAEVQLEVDQISKRQFLLKFLCEQRQGGFGRLMETIHSLGLQILDANITTFNGNVLNILKVEADKDIHPKTLKKSLIELTGNLIQTFGSQI; via the exons ATGAGAGGATTGGACAGAGCAATGGAACGGCTTAGACCCCTTGTTGACTCCAACGCTTGGGATTACTGTGTTGTATGGAAGTTAGGCGATGATCCTTCAAG gTTTATTGAGTGGGTGGGTTGCTGCtgcggtggcggtggcggtggtgGCTACAATGTGGAAAGGGACAGAGGAGAAGACAACCAATTTGGGCGGGGTCCTCTTTGTAAGGATGTCTACTTTAAGCATCCAGTCAGAACAAAGGCTTGTGAGGCTCTTTCTCGGTTCCCTTCTTCCATGCCTCTGTATTCTGG GATTCATGGAGAGGTGGTGATATCAGCTGAGCCCAGATGGTTATGCCATGCCACGGTCACTACTCATGACTCCAATACCCTACGT GAAGTAGCTGGAACTCAAGTCTTGATCCCAGTAATTGGTGGACTTGTTGAGCTTTTTGCAGCAAAGCAT ATGAAAAAAGATGAGAAGATGATAGAATCTATTAGAGCTCATTGCCATGTCCCTGTCAAACAAGAAGCCGTGACTGAACTTGGGTATTCCAATTCGAGCTTCAACGACCACCGTCTTGATTCATTGCTTGAAGAGAATTTGCCGCATTCCTGCCACTTGTTAAGTTTGATTCCACGGACACAGTTTCTTCTCCCATTAACGCAGCCCCGTAACAGCATTAGCTTTGAAGGATCATCTAGCGGTTCCAATCCTTCAAACGAAGCTCCATCATTTGTTTCAAATGCGAGTCAACTGCCGCAACATGGACATTTGGAATTATCAGTTGGAAAATCCAATCACGACGAGAAAATTCTGAAGCAACGAGCAGGTTCTGCAGATTGCAACAAGAAAGTTCCAAAAGTTATGAGGAGGTCGGAAAGAGATGACTACAAATCTAAGAATCTTGTCACAGAAAGGAACAGGAGGACAAGGATTAAAACTGGCTTATTTGCTCTGCGTGCCTTGGTCCCCAAGATTTCCAAG ATGGATAAAGCTGCAATTCTTGGAGATGCAATTGATTATGTCGGCGAGTTGCTCAAGGAGGTGAAAAACCTCCAGGATGAGATCAAGAATGCTGAAGAAGAGGAACGCAGAGCGAGCAACATTGAGCTAAAGACTTCAAAACTGGAGATCTTTCAGGAAGACCACGTGTCTTCTTCTAAGATCAACCAGGATTCTTCTGGTTTTGTAGAAAAGAAAGGGGCAGAG GTGCAATTAGAAGTGGACCAGATTAGCAAAAGACAGTTCCTGCTAAAGTTCCTTTGTGAACAGAGGCAAGGAGGTTTCGGGAGGTTGATGGAAACCATCCATTCTTTGGGGCTTCAAATCCTTGATGCCAATATTACAACATTTAATGGCAATGTTCTGAACATTCTCAAGGTCGAG GCGGATAAGGACATTCATCCAAAGACACTGAAGAAGTCATTGATCGAGCTAACAGGGAACCTAATTCAGACATTTGGTAGTCAAATTTAG